In Oncorhynchus clarkii lewisi isolate Uvic-CL-2024 chromosome 24, UVic_Ocla_1.0, whole genome shotgun sequence, one DNA window encodes the following:
- the LOC139382208 gene encoding piggyBac transposable element-derived protein 4-like codes for MVVVTIPSPCLGGEATNIVRKKKKKKEEEEEEEEDEDNDEEKYDPAECEPAAYDYKPEATNIVRKKKKKKKEKKMRTMMRTMTRTTTRRNTTPSSASPPPTTPCGPCFSAAQVLEQISSSVDQEDEEDYFESEEEDISEDEDGEEYNPERDADDYDDDDDDSASRSCSSSEEERERERDREPDRDRAREPERDREDAAAAARAQRETLLSKNGKIKWSSVAYRGPDRPRAIRRPGSVVMPGPTAYAASRALDIESTFRLFVTPAIERIIVDMTNLQGVRKYGDGWRPMDSTDLRAYVGLLILAGVYRSLGEAAASLWDAESGRTVFRATMPLKVFHKYSRLLRFDDRQSRPARLATDRLAAIREVWDLWEERLPALYNPGPDVTVDEQLVPFRGRCSFRQYIPSKPAKYSIKSWVACNAKSSYAWKMQVYTGKAAGGGPEKNQGMRVVLDLTTGLSGRNVTCDNFFTSYDLGQRLLERNLTMVGTVRKNKAEHPPALLESRGRQVLSSRFAFTPTATLVSYLAKRNKNVLLLSTLHTEGHISDRRDRKPFLILDYNCNKGGVDNLDKVVGTYSCRRMTTRWPLVIFHNILDVSSYNAFVIWREIKPDWMPGKRNKRRVFLEQLGKALVKPLIQRRQRLPRTQAASALVKVLQSATAEARPPAREQAAGPAAAAPAAPPVVSKRKRCQLCPPKKDAKTHTACCRCKKYICKGCSHTYCHTCAHWAFSQDGTG; via the exons ATGGTTGTTGTTACAATACCCTCCCCTTGCCTCGGCGG AGAGGCTACTAATATTgtcaggaagaagaagaagaagaaggaagaagaagaagaagaagaagaagacgaggACAACGACGAGGAGAAATATGACCCCGCCGAGTGTGAGCCCGCCGCCTACGACTATAAGCCAGAGGCTACTAATATTgtcaggaagaagaagaagaagaagaaggagaagaagatgaGGACGATGATGAGGACGATGACGAGGACGACGACGAGGAGGAATACGACCCCGTCAAGCGCGAGCCCTCCGCCTACGACGCCTTGCGGTCCTTGTTTCAGCGCGGCTCAGGTCCTGGAACAGATATCCTCCAGTGTCGACCAAGAAGACGAAGAAGACTACTTCGAATCCGAAGAGGAGGACATTTCGGAAGATGAAGACGGTGAGGAATACAACCCCGAGCGTGATGCGGACGActacgacgacgacgacgacgactcGGCCTCGCGGTCGTGCTCCTCTTCGGAggaagagcgagagcgagagcgagacagagagccagatcgagacagagccagagagccagagcgagacagagaggacgCGGCGGCAGCCGCCCGAGCCCAAAGGGAGACGTTGCTGTCAAAGAACGGCAAAATCAAATGGTCCTCCGTGGCCTATCGCGGCCCGGACCGGCCCCGCGCCATCCGCCGCCCCGGCTCCGTCGTGATGCCGGGCCCCACGGCCTACGCCGCGTCGCGAGCGCTCGACATCGAGTCCACCTTCCGGCTGTTTGTCACACCGGCGATAGAAAGGATCATTGTGGACATGACAAATCTGCAGGGGGTGAGAAAATACGGCGACGGCTGGCGACCCATGGACTCCACCGACCTGCGCGCCTACGTAGGGCTGCTGATCCTAGCCGGCGTCTACAGGTCCCTAGGCGAGGCCGCGGCCAGCCTGTGGGACGCCGAGAGCGGCAGGACCGTGTTCCGCGCCACCATGCCGCTCAAGGTGTTTCACAAGTACTCGAGGCTGCTGCGATTCGACGACCGCCAGTCGAGACCCGCGAGACTCGCCACCGACAGACTGGCGGCCATAAGAGAGGTATGGGACCTGTGGGAGGAGCGGCTGCCGGCCCTCTACAACCCGGGGCCCGACGTGACGGTGGACGAACAACTGGTCCCGTTCAGAG GCCGCTGTTCTTTCCGTCAGTACATCCCCAGCAAGCCGGCCAAATACAGCATCAAGTCGTGGGTGGCCTGCAACGCCAAGTCCAGTtacgcttggaagatgcaagtGTACACCGGCAAGGCGGCCGGAGGAGGCCCCgagaagaaccaggggatgcgCGTCGTCCTCGATCTGACAACGGGCCTGAGCGGTCGCAACGTCACCTGTGACAACTTCTTCACCTCCTACGACCTGGGCCAGCGGCTCCTCGAGAGGAACCTCACCATGGTGGGCACGGTGAGAAAGAACAAGGCTGAGCACCCGCCCGCGCTGCTCGAGTCCAGGGGCAGACAGGTCCTGTCCTCCAGGTTTGCCTTCACGCCCACCGCCACTCTGGTGTCCTACCTGGCAAAGAGAAACAAGAACGTGCTACTTTTGAGCACGCTGCACACAGAGGGCCACATTAGCGATCGCCGCGACCGGAAGCCGTTCCTCATCCTAGACTACAACTGCAACAAGGGCGGCGTGGACAACCTAGACAAGGTGGTCGGGACCTACAGCTGCAGACGGATGACCacccgctggcccctggtcatcttccacaaCATCCTCGACGTGTCCTCCTACAACGCCTTTGTCATATGGCGAGAGATCAAGCCCGACTGGATGCCTGGGaagcggaacaagaggagggtgttcctggagcagctcggAAAGGCCCTCGTGAAGCCCTTGATACAAAGAAGGCAGCGTCTCCCCCGCACCCAAGCCGCGTCCGCGCTTGTCAAAGTCCTACAGAGTGCCACCGCCGAGGCTCGTCCGCCAGCCCGGGAGCAAGCCGCTGGCCCGGCCGCCGCCGCCCCAGCCGCCCCGCCGGTGGTGAGTAAGAGGAAGAGGTGTCAGCTCTGCCCACCCAAGAAGGACGCCAAGACCCACACCGCGTGCTGCAGGTgtaagaaatacatctgcaaaggctGTTCACACACATACTGTCACACTTGTGCCCACTGGGCCTTTAGCCAAGACGGGACAGGGTGA
- the LOC139382560 gene encoding serine/arginine-rich splicing factor 1B-like yields MSGGVVRGPAGNNDCRIYVGNLPPDIRTKDVEDVFYKYGAIRDIDLKNRRGGPPFAFIEFEDPRDADDAVYGRDGYDYDGYRLRVEFPRSGRGGGRGGFGGGGGGGGGVGGAPRGRYGPPSRRSEYRVIVSGLPQSGSWQDLKDHMREAGDVCYADVFRDGTGVVEFVRKEDMTYAVRKLDNTKFRSHEGETAYVRVKVDGPRSPSYGRSRSRSRSRSRSRSAASRSRSNSRGGGTRGGRGSPRYSPRHSRSRSRS; encoded by the exons atgtcGGGAGGCGTCGTGCGAGGCCCCGCAGGAAATAATGATTGTCGAATTTATGTCGGAAATCTACCTCCTGATATTCGCACTAAAGATGTCGAGGACGTGTTCTACAAATACGGAGCTATTCGAGACATCGATTTGAAAAATCGGAGAGGGGGACCTCCCTTTGCCTTCATCGAATTTGAAGATCCCAG GGACGCAGACGATGCAGTGTACGGACGAGACGGCTATGACTACGACGGTTATCGGCTGCGAGTTGAATTCCCTCGGAGCGGAAGGGGTGGGGGACGAGGCGGctttggtggaggtggtggtggtggtgggggcgtTGGTGGCGCTCCTAGAGGCAGATACGGGCCGCCATCCAGACGCTCCGAGTATAGGGTCATTGTCTCAG GGCTTCCCCAGAGTGGCAGCTGGCAGGACCTCAAGGATCACATGCGTGAGGCTGGGGATGTATGTTATGCTGACGTTTTCAGAGAtggaactggggttgtggagtttGTGCGCAAAGAAGACATGACCTACGCTGTTCGAAAGCTGGACAACACCAAATTCCGATCACACGAG GGAGAGACCGCATACGTTCGCGTGAAAGTAGATGGTCCCCGCAGCCCGAGCTATGGAAGATCCCGTTCCAGGAGCCGCAGTCGAAGCAGGAGCCGCAGCGCAGCCAGTCGCAGCCGCAGCAACTCTCGCG